In Candidatus Hamiltonella defensa 5AT (Acyrthosiphon pisum), one genomic interval encodes:
- a CDS encoding packaged DNA stabilization protein has product MPKMQIPLAKGLVKDIKTADYIDALPVNMLATPKEVLNASGYLRSFPGIEKKQDVKGVSRGVHFNTKNNALYRVCGNTLYRNDNEVADIAGMRRVSMSHSSHSQAVCVEGKLKLYGYDGTEKALSNWPKDKYTQYDLGEVIDVCRNRGRYIWLQKGGERFGVTDLEDESKPDRYRPFYRAESQPDGIVSVDAWRDLIVCFGSSSIEYFTLTGSADTSQPLYIHQAAYMIQAGIAGRDCKCHYQDKYAILSHQSTGQPAVYLIGAGEKNKISTASIDKIIRYYSADELAASFLESVRFDNHELLLLHLPKHTLCFDGSASHQYSQWSLLKSGRYDDPYRAIDFMFFDNQITVGDKKEGVLGHLIFNASNQYGQQAEHILYTPMIKADNARLFDFELEASTGVAQIADKLFLSVTTDGINYSREQLIEQNSPFQYDKRILWRRIGRVRKNIGFKIRIITKSPVTLSDLSIRMA; this is encoded by the coding sequence ATGCCAAAAATGCAGATCCCGTTAGCTAAAGGATTAGTTAAAGATATCAAAACAGCCGATTATATTGATGCCTTACCTGTAAATATGTTAGCCACACCGAAAGAAGTCCTGAATGCCTCGGGTTATTTACGCTCTTTCCCTGGCATTGAGAAAAAGCAGGACGTAAAGGGTGTTTCACGGGGTGTCCATTTTAATACCAAAAATAACGCGCTGTATCGGGTCTGTGGCAATACACTTTATCGTAATGACAACGAAGTGGCGGATATAGCGGGAATGCGCCGCGTGTCGATGTCTCACTCGAGTCATAGTCAGGCGGTTTGTGTTGAGGGTAAACTCAAGTTATATGGCTATGACGGTACCGAGAAGGCATTATCAAACTGGCCAAAGGATAAATACACGCAATATGATTTAGGTGAAGTGATTGATGTCTGTCGAAATCGGGGGCGTTACATCTGGTTACAAAAAGGGGGTGAACGATTTGGCGTCACTGATTTGGAAGATGAATCCAAACCGGATAGATATCGGCCTTTTTATCGTGCTGAATCTCAGCCCGATGGCATCGTTTCCGTCGACGCATGGCGAGACCTGATTGTTTGTTTTGGGTCGTCAAGTATCGAGTATTTCACCTTAACCGGATCGGCGGATACATCCCAACCGCTTTATATTCATCAAGCCGCTTATATGATCCAGGCGGGTATTGCCGGTCGTGATTGCAAATGTCATTATCAGGACAAATACGCCATCTTGAGCCATCAATCGACCGGGCAACCGGCGGTTTATCTCATCGGCGCAGGTGAAAAAAACAAAATATCTACTGCGAGCATTGATAAAATTATCCGTTATTATTCTGCGGATGAATTAGCCGCTTCATTTTTGGAATCGGTGCGATTTGACAACCATGAATTATTACTCCTTCACCTACCCAAACACACGCTTTGTTTTGATGGCTCAGCAAGCCATCAATATTCACAATGGTCATTACTGAAAAGTGGACGTTATGATGACCCTTATCGGGCGATTGATTTTATGTTTTTTGACAATCAAATCACCGTGGGTGATAAGAAAGAAGGCGTGCTCGGTCATTTAATTTTCAATGCGTCAAATCAATATGGACAACAAGCTGAACATATTCTTTATACCCCGATGATAAAAGCGGATAATGCCCGATTATTTGATTTTGAACTGGAAGCTTCAACGGGTGTTGCTCAAATCGCGGATAAGTTATTTCTGTCTGTCACAACAGACGGCATTAATTACAGCAGAGAACAACTAATAGAACAAAATTCCCCTTTTCAGTATGACAAACGCATTCTCTGGCGACGGATTGGACGCGTGAGAAAAAATATCGGCTTTAAAATCCGTATCATCACTAAATCACCGGTGACCTTATCCGATTTGTCAATCAGGATGGCATAA
- a CDS encoding DUF2824 family protein, with translation MEIKVIENIEQFYRFFTDKAKVGYAMENNGEYQLKNNQLYVGVYEGLMLVGFFSIEFIRNKLIEVHPVFDPGFRGKYALRATRNFSKWLMDNLNFSTVITYVPEKTPWGKVICQLMKMRKVGVIDNALTAGHHQINMTLYQVTKEELVNGWKQRR, from the coding sequence ATGGAAATTAAAGTGATTGAGAATATCGAACAGTTTTATCGGTTTTTTACCGATAAAGCCAAGGTCGGTTATGCCATGGAAAATAACGGGGAGTATCAATTAAAAAATAATCAGCTTTATGTGGGTGTTTACGAAGGGTTAATGCTCGTTGGTTTTTTCTCAATTGAATTTATTCGCAACAAGTTAATTGAAGTGCATCCGGTGTTTGATCCGGGTTTCCGCGGTAAATATGCCTTGAGAGCAACCAGAAACTTTTCAAAATGGTTGATGGATAATCTCAATTTTTCCACCGTTATAACTTATGTTCCTGAAAAAACGCCGTGGGGGAAAGTTATCTGTCAATTAATGAAGATGCGAAAAGTGGGGGTGATTGATAACGCCTTGACGGCAGGTCATCACCAAATCAATATGACCCTGTATCAAGTCACGAAAGAGGAATTAGTCAATGGGTGGAAGCAGCGGAGATAA
- a CDS encoding phage DNA ejection protein, whose product MATFQLAGLPSLQIENQTAGGLGLPTVPQYAERPNTGVMLAQGLGAISERLEANKQQQSEADFMKSLGTAYAANDRDAMKQLAAAHPEQIERIQKGMGFIDQDRNQMIGQAAMDLRLAAKRGDQSLIASLQKNVPLLGQFGLTPEEVFLSYKQDPQQFDKMTDLIHLHADPKSYFDVQDKQEGRNIDRNKLAETERSNRAGETLTMRGQYISGANALTAAYAPTAAMQNYRQYAEMLQSDPDAAMAFANAAGINTVSKKLMKVEKNDDGSVTKYYTDGSEETGKINQPIAGDGIKPISLPHAQSIIDKANEGSKKAAGFALRLKDSMDSMHKLGKKIDTKRVALINRALGEGAIANLSLSPVEQQYMVNARDALYAILRPETGAAITLPEMQEYAKMYLPQPGDSTLATETKMKKMQGQYNALRGQSGRVYDALVVSSAAHNQRLQSDGRYTSKSGIQFKVE is encoded by the coding sequence ATGGCAACGTTTCAACTGGCGGGATTGCCAAGTCTGCAAATAGAAAATCAAACGGCGGGCGGATTAGGCTTGCCCACTGTACCGCAATATGCAGAAAGACCCAATACGGGTGTGATGTTAGCCCAGGGTTTAGGGGCCATTTCTGAGCGATTAGAGGCGAACAAACAACAGCAGTCAGAAGCGGATTTTATGAAATCATTGGGTACGGCTTATGCGGCTAATGATCGTGATGCCATGAAGCAATTGGCCGCGGCACATCCTGAACAAATCGAGCGCATTCAAAAAGGGATGGGTTTTATTGATCAGGATAGAAATCAGATGATTGGTCAAGCGGCAATGGATTTGCGTCTTGCAGCGAAAAGGGGGGATCAATCGCTTATCGCTTCTTTACAGAAAAATGTACCCCTATTAGGTCAATTCGGTTTGACACCCGAAGAAGTCTTTTTATCCTACAAGCAAGACCCCCAACAATTTGACAAAATGACCGATTTAATTCATCTGCACGCTGACCCAAAGAGTTATTTTGACGTTCAGGATAAACAAGAAGGGCGGAATATTGACAGAAATAAATTGGCTGAAACGGAACGAAGCAATCGAGCAGGTGAGACTTTAACAATGCGAGGACAGTATATCAGTGGAGCAAATGCGTTAACTGCTGCTTATGCGCCTACTGCGGCGATGCAAAACTATCGTCAATACGCTGAAATGCTTCAGTCAGATCCGGATGCGGCGATGGCATTTGCGAATGCGGCGGGTATTAATACCGTCAGTAAAAAGCTCATGAAGGTTGAGAAAAATGACGATGGCTCAGTAACCAAATATTACACGGATGGGAGTGAAGAAACGGGAAAAATAAACCAGCCCATTGCGGGTGATGGCATTAAGCCAATCAGCCTGCCACACGCGCAAAGTATCATTGACAAAGCCAATGAGGGATCAAAAAAAGCAGCGGGATTCGCCCTCCGCCTGAAGGATTCCATGGATTCAATGCATAAATTAGGGAAAAAAATAGACACTAAACGCGTGGCATTAATCAATCGCGCGCTGGGTGAGGGAGCCATTGCGAACCTGAGTCTTTCTCCAGTAGAGCAACAGTACATGGTCAATGCAAGGGATGCCCTGTATGCCATTCTTCGTCCAGAAACAGGCGCCGCCATTACGCTCCCCGAGATGCAAGAATATGCAAAAATGTATCTCCCTCAGCCGGGCGATTCTACACTCGCAACAGAAACAAAAATGAAAAAGATGCAAGGTCAATACAACGCCCTGAGAGGGCAATCAGGAAGAGTCTATGATGCTTTGGTCGTCTCTTCCGCTGCCCACAATCAACGTCTGCAATCAGATGGTCGCTATACATCAAAGTCAGGCATTCAATTTAAGGTAGAGTGA
- a CDS encoding phage head-binding domain-containing protein, whose protein sequence is MSKIIPNIVVSMPTQLFTLRRKFQACSNGKIYIGKSNTDPTIPTNQIQVYIENEDGSTVPVAQPIMINHAGFPVYNGQIAKFVTVESHSMAVYDSDGAQQFYFADILKYGPNRFKEQAEKYIAYIEKLKGTTTQTTGDSTTDVMSQKACTDTFAEKNSKEPLKAGRLNLESSNGDTIFNLGGTDGSAGSVFAYVKNSRRTQIYDTATQTTLLFPQKNGTLAVEEDTYTKTEVDAKINSVKWTTNKLANGWMKDPNTGIIIQWGYTSKENITGFYYPINFPTAFSSAVYSITTSSKAHDTRGHAMFIGIAYDVTTRGFNYYVRNVVDRLEKYMDGYYWMAIGV, encoded by the coding sequence ATGTCAAAAATTATCCCCAATATTGTCGTGAGTATGCCCACTCAGTTATTTACGCTAAGACGAAAATTTCAGGCATGTTCAAACGGCAAAATCTATATCGGTAAAAGCAATACCGATCCAACAATACCAACGAACCAGATTCAAGTGTATATTGAAAACGAAGATGGCTCAACAGTGCCGGTTGCTCAACCCATTATGATTAATCACGCCGGGTTCCCGGTTTATAATGGACAAATCGCTAAATTTGTGACAGTCGAAAGCCACTCGATGGCGGTCTATGATAGTGATGGCGCCCAACAGTTTTATTTCGCTGACATATTGAAATATGGCCCCAATAGATTTAAAGAACAGGCTGAAAAGTATATTGCGTATATCGAAAAATTAAAAGGAACGACTACACAAACGACCGGTGACTCAACAACCGATGTGATGAGCCAAAAAGCCTGTACAGATACTTTTGCGGAAAAAAATTCAAAAGAACCCCTCAAAGCTGGAAGACTTAACCTTGAATCCTCAAACGGTGATACGATTTTTAATCTGGGCGGTACAGACGGGTCAGCAGGTTCTGTGTTTGCGTATGTCAAAAATTCAAGAAGAACCCAGATTTACGATACAGCCACACAGACCACTTTATTATTTCCACAAAAAAATGGCACGCTGGCAGTAGAGGAAGATACCTATACAAAAACAGAAGTCGATGCAAAAATAAATTCAGTAAAATGGACAACAAATAAATTGGCAAATGGTTGGATGAAAGATCCGAATACGGGCATAATTATTCAGTGGGGATATACAAGTAAAGAAAATATAACAGGGTTTTATTATCCAATTAATTTTCCTACTGCATTTTCTTCAGCTGTATATAGTATAACGACGAGTTCTAAAGCGCATGATACACGCGGTCACGCTATGTTTATAGGGATTGCTTATGATGTAACGACAAGGGGATTTAATTATTATGTAAGAAATGTAGTTGATAGACTCGAGAAGTATATGGATGGTTATTATTGGATGGCGATAGGAGTATAA
- a CDS encoding tail fiber assembly protein has protein sequence METSYRFEDQMYFSCKDGLGWLAESLKDEYIKNGSWDSRAKPVSFQVYAEYALGNSPEGKMLGSTDDGYPCWVDIPPKTKHQLITEAEDKKSGLMQGAREVISPLQDAIDLEMATQEETQKLTAWKRYRVLLNRLDTSNAPDIDWPKKPE, from the coding sequence ATGGAGACATCATATCGATTTGAAGACCAAATGTATTTTAGTTGCAAGGATGGATTAGGCTGGTTAGCTGAATCTTTAAAAGATGAATATATAAAAAATGGCAGTTGGGATAGTAGGGCTAAACCTGTGTCTTTCCAAGTCTATGCTGAATATGCACTAGGTAATTCCCCTGAAGGTAAAATGCTAGGCAGTACTGATGATGGCTATCCGTGCTGGGTTGATATTCCGCCTAAAACAAAGCATCAATTAATCACAGAGGCTGAAGATAAAAAAAGCGGGCTAATGCAGGGTGCAAGAGAGGTTATTTCCCCTTTGCAAGATGCGATTGATTTGGAGATGGCAACGCAAGAAGAGACGCAAAAATTGACAGCATGGAAGCGATATCGAGTACTGCTTAATCGTCTCGATACCTCAAACGCGCCGGATATTGATTGGCCTAAGAAACCGGAATAA
- a CDS encoding tyrosine-type recombinase/integrase, with translation MRYGIWHCDFVTSNGQRIRQSLGTADKKEAQELHDKLKSNAWRENKLGEIPQKTFEEACVRWIKEKQHKRSLDDDKTKIAFFLLHFSKKSLSNITEDEVTHVISEMKNRRHQQRWVSIKRASLKTGYQVPDFNDKAVSPATRSQYLSFMRGLMRIAANEWGWLAKPLNLKVRKPNDKRVRWLSREEANRLISVVNQNFRPIVIFALATGLRRSNIIHLEWQQIDMERKVAWIHPEQAKAGKAIGVALNETACRVLREQLGRHSRWVFVRKKTVQGREGEKQDLVSKFRVDDNRAWKTGLKKAGIENFRFHDLRHTWASWLIQSGVPLSVLQEMGGWESIEMVRRYAHLSPSHLTEHAKKIDEALANDVTNLALLNNS, from the coding sequence ATGCGGTACGGGATCTGGCACTGTGATTTCGTTACGTCAAACGGCCAAAGAATTAGGCAATCTCTTGGAACAGCGGACAAGAAGGAAGCACAGGAGTTGCACGATAAACTAAAATCGAATGCTTGGCGAGAAAATAAACTCGGAGAAATTCCGCAAAAAACATTTGAAGAAGCTTGTGTGAGATGGATTAAAGAAAAGCAACATAAGCGATCATTGGATGATGATAAAACCAAAATTGCATTTTTTTTATTGCATTTTTCAAAAAAGTCCTTGTCAAATATTACAGAAGATGAAGTCACCCATGTGATTTCAGAGATGAAAAATCGCAGACATCAGCAACGGTGGGTCTCAATAAAGCGTGCCTCCTTAAAAACAGGTTATCAAGTACCTGATTTTAATGATAAGGCGGTGTCACCCGCTACTCGCAGTCAATATCTGTCTTTTATGCGAGGTCTCATGCGTATTGCCGCCAATGAATGGGGATGGTTAGCCAAGCCCCTGAATTTAAAAGTACGAAAACCAAATGATAAGCGTGTCCGCTGGTTATCTCGTGAAGAAGCGAATCGACTGATTTCAGTGGTAAATCAAAATTTCAGGCCGATAGTGATCTTTGCGTTAGCCACGGGGTTACGTCGTTCTAATATTATCCATTTAGAATGGCAGCAAATAGATATGGAAAGAAAAGTGGCGTGGATCCATCCGGAGCAAGCAAAGGCAGGTAAAGCGATTGGAGTTGCCCTTAATGAGACGGCTTGTAGGGTTCTGAGAGAGCAACTTGGAAGACACTCTCGTTGGGTTTTTGTGAGAAAGAAGACAGTCCAAGGCCGTGAAGGAGAAAAGCAGGATCTTGTGAGTAAATTCAGGGTTGATGATAATAGAGCTTGGAAAACGGGGTTAAAAAAAGCGGGGATAGAAAATTTTCGTTTTCATGATCTTAGACATACTTGGGCAAGTTGGCTGATACAATCAGGTGTTCCACTCTCTGTTTTGCAGGAAATGGGCGGCTGGGAATCTATCGAAATGGTACGTCGTTACGCACACCTTTCGCCCAGCCACCTGACTGAGCATGCCAAGAAAATTGACGAGGCGTTGGCAAACGATGTCACTAATCTGGCACTTTTAAATAATTCCTAG
- a CDS encoding helix-turn-helix domain-containing protein, with the protein MNEEIFTLKEACQFMKLSENTLKTWIKSGRLPCNRTGHDGKRGEYRLLKTDCIESIRRTINNENVNAVGRQKEQFVCQSKCGTGSGTVISLRQTAKELGNLLEQRTRRKHRSCTIN; encoded by the coding sequence ATGAATGAAGAAATTTTTACCCTGAAAGAAGCCTGCCAATTTATGAAACTCAGCGAAAATACGCTCAAAACATGGATTAAATCTGGACGGCTGCCTTGCAATAGAACTGGGCACGATGGGAAAAGAGGTGAATATCGCCTCTTAAAAACAGATTGTATTGAATCCATCCGCCGCACGATCAACAATGAAAATGTGAATGCGGTTGGCAGACAAAAGGAGCAGTTCGTATGTCAATCAAAATGCGGTACGGGATCTGGCACTGTGATTTCGTTACGTCAAACGGCCAAAGAATTAGGCAATCTCTTGGAACAGCGGACAAGAAGGAAGCACAGGAGTTGCACGATAAACTAA
- a CDS encoding DEAD/DEAH box helicase → MEEMIQEAAGQPVLVAYNYQSDLALIKVRFPKAELIGHAADTIDRWNTGKIPLLLAHPASAGHGLNLQSGGNIIVWFGLNWSLELYQQFNARLHRQGQTRPVFIHHLVMNDSIDLTVLEALENKHITQKALLDALKKDISGRLAPDLNLKLRGKQNE, encoded by the coding sequence TTGGAAGAAATGATTCAAGAAGCGGCTGGCCAACCTGTGCTGGTTGCCTACAACTACCAATCAGATTTAGCGCTAATCAAAGTGAGATTCCCCAAGGCTGAACTTATTGGCCATGCCGCTGACACGATTGACCGTTGGAATACTGGAAAAATCCCTCTCCTCCTGGCGCATCCTGCCAGTGCGGGGCATGGACTCAATCTTCAATCTGGCGGCAACATCATTGTGTGGTTTGGTTTGAACTGGTCGCTTGAACTGTATCAGCAATTTAACGCAAGGCTTCACCGCCAAGGCCAGACCAGGCCTGTTTTTATCCATCATCTCGTCATGAATGACTCTATAGATCTCACCGTCCTTGAGGCTCTAGAGAACAAACACATCACTCAGAAAGCGTTATTGGATGCACTAAAAAAAGACATCTCAGGGCGTTTGGCTCCGGATTTAAATCTCAAATTGAGAGGAAAACAGAATGAATGA
- a CDS encoding IS630 transposase-related protein, with the protein MDKAALLKDVERYPDAYQHERAKRFGGCTKAIWSALKHWGVTYKKNLNHPKANEDMRQAFQNKIADYEKQGKSVFTWMKAALPMICRVDMAMPHGVNAVSVNIIGRQRVEPM; encoded by the coding sequence ATAGATAAAGCGGCTTTACTCAAGGATGTTGAGCGTTACCCGGATGCTTACCAGCATGAAAGGGCTAAACGTTTCGGGGGGTGTACCAAAGCCATTTGGTCCGCCCTGAAACATTGGGGCGTCACCTATAAAAAAAACCTCAATCATCCCAAGGCCAACGAAGATATGAGGCAAGCCTTCCAAAACAAGATAGCTGACTATGAAAAACAGGGGAAATCAGTGTTTACCTGGATGAAAGCGGCTTTGCCCATGATATGCCGCGTTGATATGGCTATGCCCCACGGGGTCAACGCTGTTTCGGTCAACATAATTGGCAGGCAAAGGGTCGAACCAATGTGA
- a CDS encoding helix-turn-helix domain-containing protein, producing the protein MSHSVDFRRHVLNVREKEKWSIRETAKRFHIGATSITRWLKRIEKNPSSPGSVK; encoded by the coding sequence ATGAGTCATTCAGTTGATTTTCGCCGTCACGTGCTGAATGTAAGAGAAAAAGAAAAGTGGAGCATAAGAGAAACGGCAAAACGCTTTCACATCGGTGCCACTTCGATTACCCGCTGGCTGAAGCGAATTGAAAAGAACCCCTCTTCCCCCGGCAGCGTAAAATAG
- a CDS encoding M15 family metallopeptidase: MAYKLGPRSRQRLEGVHPDLVCVVERAIQITPVDFTVLEGVRTVERQKTLLAKGASKTMNSRHLTGHAVDLGACLDGSVRWDWPLYYPIADAMKQAAEELGIRVYWGACWSCINDEDNLSDAVIAYIERKKAVGKKPFMDGPHFELSSSDFPDNECLEEAS, encoded by the coding sequence ATGGCTTACAAATTAGGCCCCCGCTCACGCCAACGTCTGGAAGGGGTTCACCCTGACCTTGTGTGTGTGGTTGAACGGGCTATCCAAATCACCCCTGTGGATTTTACTGTGCTGGAAGGCGTCAGAACAGTCGAACGCCAGAAAACCCTCTTGGCCAAGGGCGCTTCCAAAACAATGAATAGCCGCCACTTAACCGGTCACGCCGTTGACTTGGGCGCTTGTTTAGATGGCTCAGTTCGTTGGGATTGGCCGTTATATTACCCGATAGCGGACGCGATGAAGCAAGCCGCGGAAGAACTCGGAATTCGTGTTTATTGGGGGGCGTGTTGGAGTTGCATTAACGATGAAGACAATTTAAGCGACGCAGTTATCGCGTACATAGAGCGTAAAAAAGCGGTGGGTAAAAAGCCGTTCATGGATGGCCCCCACTTTGAACTTTCCTCGTCAGACTTTCCCGACAATGAATGC